The Nicotiana tabacum cultivar K326 chromosome 5, ASM71507v2, whole genome shotgun sequence sequence cacgacctcggcctcgccctctacccctcgtgggagctgctgttgggggctcgagctgctgatcggtggatgaggaatcgcgtgttctcgccatctgcgaaagaacagagtagaaattcaattagcattgagaaaccaaaccgcacgacaggaaagaatatatgtgaagtttttcctaactccgtagcctctggggataaatacagacgtctccgtaccgatccatcagactctactaagcttgtctgtgaattgtgagacccatgtaacctaaagctctgataccaacttgtcacgacccggattttccaccctcgggagtcgtgatggcgcctactagtgaaagctagacaagctgaccatttgaacaaattatctttttcccattttaattctttaacaaatgtGAATCAACAGTTTATAAACAGCGGAAATTTAAAACAAGCGGAAGAAACAATTAAACCATTTAAATAATTCCAACATGATTTCTTAATCAAAAACTatccaagactggtgtcacaactccaCAGACAGTCTAAGAATTCTACAAACAAGGTCCGAAAAATAAATGCAACACTGTTTCTGAATTACATAAGTGAAACAAGAAGAaaagatagagggagacgtcagggcctgcggacgcctacaggactaccttggatctccgtatggactgaaggcagccacccaagctaaggtccaaaagctgtTGCTCCGGGATCTACACACAGTGTAGAGTataatatcagcacaaccgaccccatgtgttggtaagtgcctagcctaaccccggcgaagtagtgacgaggctaggaccatactaccaaataaacttgtgcaattaTATCATATATAGCGAAAAATAAAGCAGAAATGTACAGTTAAGAATAGGAGGAGGGAACATGTtgcgggggaatatcatttaccaacagtaactcaggagaatagcataaagaacaatttaaaattcgcagcagaaagaataaggaaaccGTGCCAAATCACTAACCACTTTTATCtcttattgttgcggcgcgcaacccgatccaaatcataaataaacattattacagcgtgcaacccgatccaaatataatattgttgcggcgtgcaactcgatccaaatatagtattgttgcggcgtgcaacccgatccgaatataatattgttgcagtgtgcaacccgatccaaatataatattgttgcggcgtgcaacccggtcctaATATACAATTCAaaaccaatcacaaaagaatcccaacaagggaacaataatggaacaacaacatcccggcaagagaatcgacaatataagtaaatacgtcccggcaagggaatcagctataaccaaacttgttccaacatttatCTTCACAAAGAAACCTCAACTAGTACGAATACTCCACCATAGgcaatttccacgagaataatcaaaattctttcccaacacagagaatcaacaacttaggcatttatagtacttattaagaacacaacgatttcaatttaagactcacgggcatgtttgacaccaacgtatagatactcgtcaccatgcctatacgtcgtactcaacaaataacacatagcaaataggacacaactcctaatccctcaagttaaggtttgaccaaacacttatctcgatgccacgaacacaattcaagcctcaactatcgttttaccttttgattccaccaccaatctgctcatatctagccacaagttacttaactatatcaataaatgctaaatgaatcaattctaatgcatgaaaataggtttctAAAGTTtttttcacaaaaagtcaaaaatcgcccctaggcccacatggtcaaaactcgaggttcgaaccaaaacccgattacccattctcccacgaactcaaatatataatttgttttgaaatcggacctcaaatcgaggtccaaaaccccaaaatttgaaaaacctaggttctacccaaaatacccaattttccccatggaAATCattttttgagttgaaatcatgtgaaaagatgttaaagattaaagaaaacgagttagaaatgacttacaatcgatttggaagagaagtagtctttgaaaaatcgcctaagagtgttttggttttgaaagggtttgaaaaatgggagatttccggctaagttataaatttgcaggtcgcagatatcgcaattgcgaacccttaagAACCtgctatcttcgcatttgcgatcatatgttcgcaattgcgaactcgcatttgtGAAGGTGGTGTCGTATTTGCGACTACTGGCTACTACTgaaggcatcgcatttgcgatgtgtacctcgcatttgcgaggtaatGCTGGCCTTGggcttttcgcatttgcgacataactctcgcatttgcgagctaggcTTCGCACCTGCAATATACCAGTTAAAAACTtgcaattttctaagtccaaatttcactccgtgacctatctaaaactcacccgagccctcggggctctaaaacaaacatgcacaccaacctaaaaacatcatacggacttgctcgtgcattcaaatcaccaaaataacatcaacaactatgaatttagcatcaaaatcatgaaatcacttaagaacattcaattttccaattttctcaaataaggtctgattcacgtcatttcaagtctgtttctaaccaaatttcacagactcaacttaaatcacatataagacctataccgggctccggaaccaggatacgggcccgataccatcagaTTTCAAACACagttcatttccaaaaactcataaatattccagaaattaattttctttaaaaattcatttctcgggtttgggacctcagaattcgattccaggcatacgcccaagtcccatattttcctacggaccctccgggatcgtcaaatcacgaGTCCGGGCTCGTTTacccaaaaatgttgaccaaagtcaacctaaatttattttaaaggcaaaatttattatttttcacaaaattttacataatggctttccggatacgtgcccgaactacgcacgcaaatcaaggtaaGGTAAAAAGGAAATTTTAAAGCCTCGGAACAGAGGAtttgtttctaaaacaagtgatgaccttttgaaTCATCACAGAAATTCTATCCGACTATTCCTTTATATATACACATAGATTAGTAATTTTGTGGTTCAAGTAAGGAataatttatataaggtaaatcCTAATTGATTTTAAACTCCCAATTATTAGaaatagttcaaataaggaaaaatttaatacatAATATTGTAGTTGATTTAAAACTTCTAAATATTcagaataaaactaaaattccaattttgTCCAATGTGAAATGTGAAATGTAAATGTAAATGTTTAAAAAGGCGAATGACATTTTGCTAAAAGTCtccgtgcttttaatatagtatatagaatAGATATAATAACATAAAATTCCACATCCAAAGGGACCTTAAAGGAATTCGTAGATATCTCCCAAGtatttattttccattttttctgTCCAAATTACAATCCAAGAAATAGGAAATGATTTTTTACCAGAATACACTATCCAAACATAATAAAGAATCCAACTTCCTTTGAACTATTTCTTTTCTACTATAATCTTCAAGTTGCAAACAGAGCGCTTAAGAGTCAACTACTAGATAAGAATATAATTTTGGAAAATACTTGCCATTTACtgagaccccccccccccacaacccACCCCTACCCCAAAAAGCATTCTTAAAGGAATACTCGATTGTCAACACTCAACTATCAATACATGGAGTTGCAAATCAGCAAAAAACTAAACATTGCCTAGCAACAGCCAAAATGTAGTGCAAGTAAAAGAAGTTGTGGATTTCAGCAAGTTCACTCGGAGAAACATAAACCAGAACATAGCGAAGCATCCCAAACTAAACAACATACTTCCAAACAAGTATTCACAGACATCATGTATAAGAGTAGAGTTGGATCACTTATTAGGATCCACTATATCATGTCGATTTCGATTCCTCATATGAACAAGTGTTTATAATCACCATTTGCCAGCAAGCAAACACGGTTATAGCTATATGTATCTGCAAATACGGAAAAGAGGCATGTCAGAATTTATTCCTTTGAAATTTCCGAGTTATAGCAAGCAAACATGATTTAGCAATATGAATTCCATGAAGAGGTAAGACTTGTATCAAATTTACTCATTTGCACTTCCAATTTAATCAAATTAAACCATCAGTGACTTGatttccatttttgacaaaaaggAAAAGGACAAAGTTATTCCTAAAAGCGTTGTCTAATAGTTCTTCAAGGAGGAGATGAAGAGCTTAGGTACCCAAGCAAAGATCCCTTCGCACACTCGTAAGGATTTAAAGATGACCAAGCTCACGGACAAGTGTATACTCAACAACCAGATATATTAGTAATTTGTTTATAGATCCCTGTGATAGAATTTGGAAGGTACGAGAAGAGgcagagggcggcctaagaagtattggggcgaaGTGATCAGGCAGAACATGGTgcggcttcagatttccgaggacatgactcttgataggaacatgtggaggtcgagcattagggtgaTAGGCTAGGGGGTAGTCGAGAGTTCTTCCCTCTTGTACCGGGTAGTCTGATAGAGTTTCGTTTAGGTTTGTTAGCGGTCTTTGTTGTATTCACATTGTTGTTTTGCATAGTTTTGTGTTATTGTCCTTTCacttatttttgtagttattttctTTGTGGTATCTTTTGTTGTTACATGTCTTTTCTCTTGTTTCTTTTCTGATATTATTGCCTCTCCTGTCGAGCCGAGAGTCTCctgaaaacagcctctctgccctttttggggtaggagtaaggtctgcgtacactctactctccccagaccccactagtgggattttactgggtataTTGTTGTTATGTTTATAGATCCCTGTGGCACAATCCAATAGCGCTTAAATATACAAGGAGAGCTGACAATAATTCCAACCAAGATATGATTTAAAATACTCCTAATAATTCACAGGAACATTTTGGATGTAATCTTAGCTAGGAAAGAAAATCTAGAAGAAAGTAACTTTAAGTGGCATTTCTTTCAGCATATTTTTGCAGGTAAAAAGCTAGAGAACATTTGTAGTTAATGACTTTAAAGCAAGTGCAGAACCAACACAAAGCAAACAAAGAAAGCAATCATAAAGATTCCACCACCTAAAGACATTGTGAGataaaacaattatcaaaattaTTAATGGAATGATTTGAAGTGATACCTAGAGTGTCCCCAAAGTTGGACCATATTTCAGCACGGATAGATTGGTTACTGTCAGCGATACCTATGACCTCAACAAATGTCGTAAGAGGACCAGGGGGATTGCCTTTCACAACTATCTGCTGCTCATCTGTAGATCTCCCAATCACTGTACCACCATCAGAGCGCATAACCTGAATCACAGCTCGAACCTTCCTTCCCACATACGAGCGGAGGAGCTCAGCATTGACAAAGACAGCAGGATTTGATGTATCCATACCTCTAAAAGGCACAAGGAAAATTGGAAACGAGTTGAAAGAATAAGGTTAAGTTTTGGCAGATTAAAACTATGTTTTCAACCATTTCTATTCATAATTACACACAGTAGCATGTTCATTCATTCATTCAGCTTAGAAACAACAATTGCATTTGACTGTACTATTCAGTCTAAGCTATCAATACTTCAATTAGTAGAACTATTGCTACGCAACAATGCAAATACCCAAGTTCTTTTTTTGTTGGAGTGGGGCGGGGGTCGTGAAAGCATAGCAAATATAAAAGCACCAGTTCAGATAAGAGAAAAATAGTTGAAGTTTTGCAAACCCAAAGTGTCCTACAAGAAGATTCAACCCAAAAAGTAATACAAAATTCAATAAAGAAAGAACAGTTAAGGAAAGATGAATCAAGATAAAGATAAGTGAAAAAAGCCCAGAATTAAGAGGGAAGATGGGTATATAAGATGAAgagacaaaagaaaaggaaagccaTATTCAAGATGGATAAAACATGAAGGAGATCAAAACAAAAAGAAGggcaaataaaataaactaactaAAACAATAGGAAGGCGGAGGAGAACCAGAACCTTTAACCTTATTTACCTTCTCCCTTTCTGAAGATCTCTTTTCAAGACAGTTTTAGGTCATGAACTTCATGTATTCATTTTGCTTATAAAAAGACAAAAACACAGAAATGTTTTTGAAAAtcatttaaaaaaacaaacctaatgttgacaaaaattATCAACACATCTGATCTTGATTCTCATGCTTCAATATTACTCCGATTCAAGTACTTAGGCTATTAATTATGCAAACAACATAAGTTTTGTCTTATTTTACTGTGCAACTTGTTTTTTTCTTTCATGCTCAGGTAAGCACTTTAACAATACATAGCACATGAGCTGTCCTTTCAGCACTTTGTCCCGTGTTTACTACTGCACTCAAAGccaagaaaaattaaaattatctactTAATTTCCATGATGCTAATGTGAAAGGAAATTATAcaaaatttaaatttctaatttagttCTTTCCTAAGACGAGTTCGTGACCTTTATATTTCCTTCATTGTCCATGTTAATCACTTTTTTTCTCCAGGGGCTAGCCTCTGTACTATCACTACCATCTTCTAGAGCACCAGCCAGAAGTTCCCAACTCCATAAGATAACTCATAGACGGTGATAGACCTGACCACCCAACTACCAGGCAAGCAACACCCAAGAGCCCACTCCCCCGCCCCCCTCACGACGAGTCCTTCTTCGGCTTTATGgtaaatattattttaacaaataaGACAAGATGTCCCTGTCAGATTACAAATTATAACAACCTTTAACCAAGGGCAGATTTAGGGGGGCGGAAGGGGTTCACCCGAACctccttcgccgaaaaattacactgtatatataaagcaaaatctgttttttatcCCTATATACtaagttttgaacccccttaacaCAACCCAAAAATATAGTTTAGTAGTCAAGGGGACTCAAAATCTTCATAAGGTCATaggttcaattcccactagctacaaaaaaaaaaaaattaaccccCTTCGTGGAGATCCTGACTCCGCCACTGCCTTTAACAGAACTTGCTCAATTCTTCTTATCTTTCGGTGAGCAATAAAGAGCTAAAGTAAATAAATTTTTCtttgcttcttttaacaattttcAACAGTTTTCCCACTAACTAAAAAGCCAATCGAGCTATAAAACACATTTCATAGTTAATCATCCCAAATCCTAATTTCCTCAAAAGCAgcaaaatagaaaggaaaaaacaGATCGAAACTACATTCACTGAACAACACTACTCCGAAATTCAACTCACAGATAGAGGTATATTCAATCGCAGAACTGAAAACTGAAGATTAGTCGACGATATTAGCAACTTAAGATAGTTCGTAGAGGAAAACTCGTATGATGCAAGAAGAAAAAAAGTCGTATGCCGAAATCACAAAAGGAATAGATATAAAGTAGAAACAAGAGCCACTTACCGGTTAGGTTTCGAAGCTGATGAGTTTCCGCCTTGTGAATTGTGATATGAAGAGTCTAGAAGTGTTAAAG is a genomic window containing:
- the LOC107781065 gene encoding replication protein A 14 kDa subunit B gives rise to the protein MDTSNPAVFVNAELLRSYVGRKVRAVIQVMRSDGGTVIGRSTDEQQIVVKGNPPGPLTTFVEVIGIADSNQSIRAEIWSNFGDTLDTYSYNRVCLLANGDYKHLFI